Proteins from one Syngnathus scovelli strain Florida chromosome 17, RoL_Ssco_1.2, whole genome shotgun sequence genomic window:
- the LOC125985109 gene encoding receptor-type tyrosine-protein phosphatase S isoform X11: MHLCNTGRALVQSRRLRTSPLCLLLHLIILLIKLNSLSAMPAGPKFTKIPTDQIGVSGGVASFVCQATGNPKPVVYWNKKGKKVNSQRIETIEFDEGAGAVLRIQPLRAPRDENIYECVARNSEGELSVTAKLAIIREDLLPFGFPSIDMGPQLKVVERTRTATMLCAASGTPDPEVSWFKDFLPVEPSTSRGRIKQLKSGALQIENSEENDQGKYECVATNSQGVRYSSPANLYVRVRRVPPRFSIPPSNHEIMPGGSVNITCVAVGSPMPYVKWMVGGEDLTPEDEMPLGRNVLELTGVRESANYTCVAMSSLGIIEATAQVLVKTLPKPPGTPMVTETTATSVTITWDSGNPDPVSYYIIQYRAKGPDSKYETVDSITTTRYSIGGLYPNTEYEIRVSAFNSIGQGPPSVRVEARTGEQAPASPPRNVQAHIISQNTVMVRWEDPEEPNGQVKGYRVYYTMDPSRPINEWKIHNVQDSLITTIQSLVTSETYTLQVLAFTSVGDGPFSDPVHVKVMPGVPGQPGKFKIGRVTDTSIELTWEPAYTKMAIINYELLYKPVKYGSLEKLTFGPRNSYTVEGLKANTDYSFSLAAISNKGIGAFTNELVQRTSQANVPRNFSVNLATRTSVLLTWEFPESSNPYRFSVEYNRQKMEVDARLKKAVIPNLQPDTSYDFKITAPEGNMGGLRHRITAKTSPPITIRRPEIDHTRDTETTVTIILPSLESRTPVKNVYVVVVPLRRARGVIRHLKSPDEMDLEELLKDISQKQRDSRQQKQVDLRRAYITARFTPATLPAFFTLGDQLDYGGFENRALEPGQEYVFFILAELNSTTGKMYVASPYTDPVIAPDSDPQPLDAGDGLIWVVGPVLAVVFIICIVIAILLYKNKRKESEPGTKSLLSNAEMMAHHPTDPVEMRRINFQTPGMMSHPPIPINELAEHIELMKANDNLRLSQEYESIDPGQQFTWEHSNLEVNKPKNRYANVIAYDHTRVILAPIEGVLGSDYINANHIDGYRKQNAYIATQGPLAETFGDFWRMVWEQRAASVVMMTRLEEKSRIKCDQYWPSRGTDTYGTIQVTLLDTMELATFCVRTFSLHKSGSSERREVRQFQFTSWPDHGVPEYPTPFLNFLRRVKACNPPDAGPIIAHCSAGVGRTGCFIVIDAMLERIRHERTADIYGHVTLMRSQRNYMVQTEDQYSFIHEALLEAVACGNTEVAARSLYSYMQKLAKVESGEHVTGMELEFKRLANTKAHTSRFVTANLPCNKFKNRLVNIMPYETTRVCLQPIRGLEGSDYINASYIDGYRQQKGYIATQGPLAETTEDFWRMLWEHNSTIVVMLTKLREMGREKCHQYWPAERSARYQYFVVDPMAEYNMPQYILREFKVTDARDGQSRTVRQFQFTDWPEQGVPKSGEGFIDFIGQVHKTKEQFGQDGPISVHCSAGVGRTGVFITLSIVLERMRYEGAVDIFQTVKMLRTQRPAMVQTEDEYQFCYQAALEYLGSFDHYAT, encoded by the exons AGGACCTGTTGCCGTTTGGCTTCCCCAGTATCGATATGGGCCCGCAGCTGAAGGTGGTGGAGCGCACAAGGACGGCCACCATGCTGTGTGCCGCCAGTGGAACGCCGGACCCCGAGGTCTCCTGGTTCAAAGACTTTCTGCCCGTTGAACCCAGCACCAGCCGAGGCCGCATCAAACAGCTCAAATCAG GAGCTCTCCAGATCGAGAACAGCGAGGAAAACGACCAAGGGAAGTACGAGTGCGTGGCCACTAATTCTCAAGGTGTGCGCTACTCCTCGCCAGCCAACCTCTACGTGCGAG TGCGCCGCGTCCCCCCTCGTTTCTCCATCCCCCCCTCCAACCACGAAATCATGCCGGGAGGGAGCGTCAACATCACCTGCGTGGCGGTAGGCTCCCCGATGCCCTACGTCAAATGGATGGTGGGTGGCGAGGACCTGACCCCCGAGGACGAGATGCCGCTCGGTCGCAACGTGCTGGAGCTCACCGGCGTCCGGGAGTCGGCCAACTATACGTGCGTGGCCATGAGTAGTCTGGGTATCATCGAGGCCACGGCTCAGGTCTTAGTCAAAA CTCTGCCAAAACCTCCTGGCACTCCCATGGTCACAGAGACCACAGCCACCAGCGTGACCATCACATGGGACTCGGGTAACCCCGACCCGGTGTCCTATTACATCATCCAGTACCGAGCCAAAGGTCCGGACAGCAAGTACGAGACGGTAGACAGCATCACCACCACCCGCTACAGCATCGGTGGGCTGTACCCCAACACCGAGTACGAGATCCGAGTATCGGCCTTTAACAGCATCGGCCAGGGTCCCCCTTCTGTGCGAGTCGAGGCCCGGACGGGCGAGCAAGCCCCGGCCAGCCCGCCGCGAAATGTCCAAGCCCACATTATTTCACAGAACACCGTGATGGTTCGCTGGGAGGACCCGGAGGAGCCAAATGGGCAG GTGAAGGGCTACCGCGTGTACTACACCATGGACCCGTCCCGGCCCATAAATGAGTGGAAGATCCATAACGTCCAGGACAGTCTGATCACGACCATACAGAGCTTGGTGACCTCCGAGACGTACACCCTCCAAGTCCTGGCGTTCACCTCCGTCGGGGACGGGCCCTTCTCTGACCCGGTCCATGTTAAAGTCATGCCAGGAG TTCCAGGTCAACCGGGGAAGTTTAAAATCGGAAGAGTGACTGACACCAGCATTGAGCTGACCTGGGAGCCCGCATACACCAAGATGGCCATCATCAATTACGAGCTCCTTTACAAACCTGTCAAATATGGCAGTTTG GAGAAGCTGACCTTTGGCCCCCGAAACTCCTACACGGTGGAGGGCCTGAAAGCCAACACAGACTACTCCTTCTCCCTGGCAGCCATCTCAAACAAAGGCATCGGCGCTTTCACCAATGAACTGGTGCAGAGGACATCACAAGCCA ACGTACCGAGGAATTTCTCAGTCAATCTGGCCACGAGGACTAGTGTTCTTCTGACGTGGGAGTTCCCAGAGAGCAGCAACCCTTATCGCTTTAGT GTGGAGTATAATCGGCAAAAGATGGAGGTGGACGCTCGCCTGAAGAAGGCGGTCATCCCAAACCTTCAGCCCGACACCAGCTACGACTTTAAGATCACGGCACCCGAAGGCAACATGGGCGGCCTTCGCCACCGTATCACCGCCAAAACATCCCCGCCAATCACCATCCGCCGCCCGGAGATCGATCACACCCGGGACACGGAGACGACGGTCACCATAATTCTGCCATCGCTGGAGTCTCGAACTCCTGTCAA GAATGTTTATGTTGTTGTGGTTCCACTGAGGAGAGCCCGAGGCGTCATCAGACACTTGAAAAGCCCGGATGAAATGGATCTGGAGGAG CTGTTAAAAGACATCAGTCAAAAACAGAGGGACTCTCGCCAGCAGAAGCAGGTGGACCTGCGCCGCGCTTACATCACAGCCCGCTTCACACCTGCCACCCTACCAGCCTTCTTCACCCTCGGGGACCAGCTGGACTACGGAGGCTTTGAGAACCGCGCATTAGAGCCCGGGCAGGAATACGTCTTCTTCATCCTGGCTGAACTCAACTCTACAACCGGG AAGATGTACGTGGCCAGCCCTTACACAGATCCCGTCATCGCCCCGGATTCCGACCCCCAGCCCCTGGATGCAGGTGACGGTCTCATCTGGGTGGTGGGACCGGTACTGGCAGTGGTTTTCATCATCTGCATCGTCATCGCTATTTTACTCTACAAGAA CAAGCGCAAGGAGTCTGAGCCAGGAACCAAAAGTCTTCTGAGTAATGCCGAGATGATGGCCCATCACCCGACAGACCCCGTGGAGATGAGACGAATTAACTTCCAGACTCCAG GAATGATGAGCCATCCTCCCATTCCTATCAACGAGCTGGCTGAGCATATTGAGCTGATGAAAGCTAACGACAATCTCCGACTTTCCCAGGAATACGAG TCCATTGACCCCGGGCAGCAATTCACTTGGGAGCATTCCAACCTAGAGGTCAACAAGCCCAAAAACCGCTACGCTAACGTGATAGCGTACGACCACACCAGAGTCATCTTGGCACCCATTGAAG GTGTCCTGGGAAGTGACTACATCAACGCCAATCACATTGACGGCTACAGAAAGCAGAATGCCTACATCGCCACCCAGGGGCCACTAGCTgagacatttggtgacttttggagAATGGTGTGGGAGCAGCGGGCGGCTTCTGTTGTCATGATGACACGATTGGAGGAGAAATCACGG ATAAAGTGCGACCAGTACTGGCCTAGTCGGGGGACAGACACATATGGAACGATCCAGGTAACCCTGCTGGACACCATGGAACTGGCCACATTCTGCGTGCGCACCTTCTCCCTGCATAAG AGCGGCAGCAGTGAACGACGAGAGGTGCGCCAGTTCCAGTTTACCTCCTGGCCGGATCACGGCGTTCCAGAGTACCCAACCCCGTTCCTGAACTTCCTGCGTCGGGTCAAGGCCTGCAATCCTCCGGATGCCGGCCCCATCATCGCCCACTGCAG CGCCGGCGTCGGCCGCACCGGCTGCTTCATCGTCATCGACGCCATGCTGGAGCGCATCCGACACGAGCGGACCGCCGACATCTACGGTCACGTCACCCTGATGCGCTCGCAGAGGAACTACATGGTGCAAACTGAGGATCAGTACAGCTTCATTCACGAGGCGCTGCTGGAGGCCGTGGCCTGCGGGAACACAGAGGTGGCGGCCAGGAGTCTTTACTCGTACATGCAGAAGCTGGCCAAGGTGGAGAGCGGCGAGCATGTCACCGGCATGGAGCTGGAGTTTAAG CGACTGGCCAATACCAAAGCGCACACGTCCCGCTTTGTCACCGCCAACCTCCCCTGCAACAAATTCAAGAATCGGCTCGTCAACATCATGCCCTACGAAACCACCCGAGTGTGTCTCCAGCCAATCagaggcttggaagggtctgactACATAAACGCCAGCTACATCGACGGTTACAG GCAGCAGAAAGGCTACATCGCCACCCAGGGTCCACTGGCAGAGACTACAGAAGACTTCTGGAGGATGCTGTGGGAGCACAACTCAACCATCGTGGTCATGCTCACTAAACTGAGAGAGATGGGCCGG GAGAAGTGTCACCAGTACTGGCCTGCCGAACGTTCCGCCAGGTACCAGTACTTTGTGGTGGACCCCATGGCCGAGTACAACATGCCCCAGTACATCCTGCGGGAATTCAAAGTAACAGACGCCCGG GACGGCCAATCACGAACAGTCCGTCAGTTCCAGTTCACTGACTGGCCCGAGCAAGGTGTGCCCAAATCCGGTGAAGGCTTCATTGATTTCATTGGCCAAGTGCACAAAACTAAAGAGCAATTTGGCCAGGATGGACCGATCAGTGTTCATTGCAG TGCTGGCGTGGGTCGGACGGGGGTCTTCATCACTCTGAGCATTGTGCTGGAGAGGATGCGCTATGAAGGGGCGGTAGACATTTTCCAGACTGTCAAAATGCTGCGGACACAGAGACCAGCCATGGTGCAGACCGAG GATGAGTACCAATTCTGTTACCAGGCTGCTCTGGAGTACTTGGGTAGCTTTGACCACTATGCAACATAA
- the LOC125985109 gene encoding receptor-type tyrosine-protein phosphatase S isoform X9 gives MHLCNTGRALVQSRRLRTSPLCLLLHLIILLIKLNSLSAMPAGPKFTKIPTDQIGVSGGVASFVCQATGNPKPVVYWNKKGKKVNSQRIETIEFDEGAGAVLRIQPLRAPRDENIYECVARNSEGELSVTAKLAIIREDLLPFGFPSIDMGPQLKVVERTRTATMLCAASGTPDPEVSWFKDFLPVEPSTSRGRIKQLKSGALQIENSEENDQGKYECVATNSQGVRYSSPANLYVRVRRVPPRFSIPPSNHEIMPGGSVNITCVAVGSPMPYVKWMVGGEDLTPEDEMPLGRNVLELTGVRESANYTCVAMSSLGIIEATAQVLVKTLPKPPGTPMVTETTATSVTITWDSGNPDPVSYYIIQYRAKGPDSKYETVDSITTTRYSIGGLYPNTEYEIRVSAFNSIGQGPPSVRVEARTGEQAPASPPRNVQAHIISQNTVMVRWEDPEEPNGQVKGYRVYYTMDPSRPINEWKIHNVQDSLITTIQSLVTSETYTLQVLAFTSVGDGPFSDPVHVKVMPGVPGQPGKFKIGRVTDTSIELTWEPAYTKMAIINYELLYKPVKYGSLEKLTFGPRNSYTVEGLKANTDYSFSLAAISNKGIGAFTNELVQRTSQAKPSAAPEGVSCKSASSTSLRVSWRPPPLEGHNGELAGYELRYRKVSGAGGKGQGQEVSGLPIPARQADTLVEGLEKWSWYNITMAAATSEGTGPNSLPVLCRTDEDVPSAAPRHIDVTPFNSSALRVTWRSVLPRLRQGRIRGYQVHYSRVGGSESRNLPWIKDLLLDESQMEEDDSTQYEMILGGLKAETLYAVSVAAYTAKGDGAHSKAKMVKTSGMVPLPPCLWAHLGLGPSVVLRWAPPLVCAASGSDGQRLPLEIQGYRLQFGPKNTSQETSIDFTKERNFTVINLSPGSTYVFALSAKSRAGYGDVIQREITVPVIPPSGYPKISDFVNATCCSLQLSWLPPDRDESNGVITEYNIAYKETSGSKASSLAGNFLLPNLRAPPRVVTLPASQSSYTILGLNHSTAYEVQLRAHNQAGPGPFSPPRVCQTRAFETDVPRNFSVNLATRTSVLLTWEFPESSNPYRFSVEYNRQKMEVDARLKKAVIPNLQPDTSYDFKITAPEGNMGGLRHRITAKTSPPITIRRPEIDHTRDTETTVTIILPSLESRTPVKNVYVVVVPLRRARGVIRHLKSPDEMDLEELLKDISQKQRDSRQQKQVDLRRAYITARFTPATLPAFFTLGDQLDYGGFENRALEPGQEYVFFILAELNSTTGKMYVASPYTDPVIAPDSDPQPLDAGDGLIWVVGPVLAVVFIICIVIAILLYKNKRKESEPGTKSLLSNAEMMAHHPTDPVEMRRINFQTPGMMSHPPIPINELAEHIELMKANDNLRLSQEYESIDPGQQFTWEHSNLEVNKPKNRYANVIAYDHTRVILAPIEGVLGSDYINANHIDGYRKQNAYIATQGPLAETFGDFWRMVWEQRAASVVMMTRLEEKSRIKCDQYWPSRGTDTYGTIQVTLLDTMELATFCVRTFSLHKSGSSERREVRQFQFTSWPDHGVPEYPTPFLNFLRRVKACNPPDAGPIIAHCSAGVGRTGCFIVIDAMLERIRHERTADIYGHVTLMRSQRNYMVQTEDQYSFIHEALLEAVACGNTEVAARSLYSYMQKLAKVESGEHVTGMELEFKRLANTKAHTSRFVTANLPCNKFKNRLVNIMPYETTRVCLQPIRGLEGSDYINASYIDGYRQQKGYIATQGPLAETTEDFWRMLWEHNSTIVVMLTKLREMGREKCHQYWPAERSARYQYFVVDPMAEYNMPQYILREFKVTDARDGQSRTVRQFQFTDWPEQGVPKSGEGFIDFIGQVHKTKEQFGQDGPISVHCSAGVGRTGVFITLSIVLERMRYEGAVDIFQTVKMLRTQRPAMVQTEDEYQFCYQAALEYLGSFDHYAT, from the exons AGGACCTGTTGCCGTTTGGCTTCCCCAGTATCGATATGGGCCCGCAGCTGAAGGTGGTGGAGCGCACAAGGACGGCCACCATGCTGTGTGCCGCCAGTGGAACGCCGGACCCCGAGGTCTCCTGGTTCAAAGACTTTCTGCCCGTTGAACCCAGCACCAGCCGAGGCCGCATCAAACAGCTCAAATCAG GAGCTCTCCAGATCGAGAACAGCGAGGAAAACGACCAAGGGAAGTACGAGTGCGTGGCCACTAATTCTCAAGGTGTGCGCTACTCCTCGCCAGCCAACCTCTACGTGCGAG TGCGCCGCGTCCCCCCTCGTTTCTCCATCCCCCCCTCCAACCACGAAATCATGCCGGGAGGGAGCGTCAACATCACCTGCGTGGCGGTAGGCTCCCCGATGCCCTACGTCAAATGGATGGTGGGTGGCGAGGACCTGACCCCCGAGGACGAGATGCCGCTCGGTCGCAACGTGCTGGAGCTCACCGGCGTCCGGGAGTCGGCCAACTATACGTGCGTGGCCATGAGTAGTCTGGGTATCATCGAGGCCACGGCTCAGGTCTTAGTCAAAA CTCTGCCAAAACCTCCTGGCACTCCCATGGTCACAGAGACCACAGCCACCAGCGTGACCATCACATGGGACTCGGGTAACCCCGACCCGGTGTCCTATTACATCATCCAGTACCGAGCCAAAGGTCCGGACAGCAAGTACGAGACGGTAGACAGCATCACCACCACCCGCTACAGCATCGGTGGGCTGTACCCCAACACCGAGTACGAGATCCGAGTATCGGCCTTTAACAGCATCGGCCAGGGTCCCCCTTCTGTGCGAGTCGAGGCCCGGACGGGCGAGCAAGCCCCGGCCAGCCCGCCGCGAAATGTCCAAGCCCACATTATTTCACAGAACACCGTGATGGTTCGCTGGGAGGACCCGGAGGAGCCAAATGGGCAG GTGAAGGGCTACCGCGTGTACTACACCATGGACCCGTCCCGGCCCATAAATGAGTGGAAGATCCATAACGTCCAGGACAGTCTGATCACGACCATACAGAGCTTGGTGACCTCCGAGACGTACACCCTCCAAGTCCTGGCGTTCACCTCCGTCGGGGACGGGCCCTTCTCTGACCCGGTCCATGTTAAAGTCATGCCAGGAG TTCCAGGTCAACCGGGGAAGTTTAAAATCGGAAGAGTGACTGACACCAGCATTGAGCTGACCTGGGAGCCCGCATACACCAAGATGGCCATCATCAATTACGAGCTCCTTTACAAACCTGTCAAATATGGCAGTTTG GAGAAGCTGACCTTTGGCCCCCGAAACTCCTACACGGTGGAGGGCCTGAAAGCCAACACAGACTACTCCTTCTCCCTGGCAGCCATCTCAAACAAAGGCATCGGCGCTTTCACCAATGAACTGGTGCAGAGGACATCACAAGCCA AACCCTCAGCCGCACCCGAGGGTGTATCCTGCAAGAGTGCCAGCTCCACCTCGCTGAGAGTTAGTTGGCGGCCGCCTCCACTGGAGGGCCACAATGGCGAGTTGGCAGGTTATGAGCTAAGGTACCGCAAAGTTTCTGGGGCAGGAGGCAAAGGTCAGGGCCAGGAGGTGTCCGGGCTGCCTATACCGGCCCGGCAGGCGGACACGCTAGTTGAGGGCCTGGAGAAATGGAGCTGGTACAACATCACCATGGCAGCTGCCACTTCTGAGGGAACTGGGCCCAACAGCTTGCCTGTGCTCTGCAGAACAGATGAGGATG TTCCCAGCGCGGCCCCTCGTCACATTGATGTCACTCCTTTCAATTCCTCCGCACTCCGGGTCACTTGGCGGTCTGTGTTGCCAAGGTTACGCCAAGGTCGGATCCGTGGTTACCAGGTGCACTACAGTCGCGTTGGTGGCAGCGAATCCCGAAATCTTCCTTGGATAAAAGATCTCTTATTGGATGAGTCTCAG ATGGAGGAGGATGATTCCACTCAGTAT GAGATGATTTTGGGAGGCCTGAAAGCAGAGACGTTGTACGCTGTGTCAGTGGCAGCGTACACCGCCAAAGGTGATGGAGCACATAGCAAAGCCAAGATGGTGAAGACCTCAGGGATGG TACCTCTCCCTCCTTGCCTGTGGGCACATTTGGGATTGGGTCCATCAGTGGTGCTTCGATGGGCTCCTCCGCTGGTATGCGCAGCGTCAGGCTCTGATGGCCAGAGGCTCCCTCTGGAAATTCAAGGCTACCGCCTCCAGTTTGGCCCCAAGAATACATCCCAGGAGACCTCGATAGATTTcacaaaagaaagaaatttcACCGTCATAAACCTCTCCCCGGGCTCCACCTACGTCTTTGCGCTCTCTGCAAAGAGCCGAGCGGGTTACGGAGATGTTATACAGAGGGAAATAACCGTTCCCGTCATCCCACCCTCAGGATACCCGAAAATCTCTGACTTTGTTAACGCCACTTGCTGCTCCCTGCAGCTCTCCTGGCTCCCTCCTGACCGAGACGAGAGCAATGGCGTCATCACAGAGTACAACATCGCTTACAAAGAGACTTCAGGCTCCAAAGCCTCAAGCCTCGCGGGCAACTTTTTATTACCGAACCTCCGTGCCCCCCCACGTGTGGTCACGCTACCAGCGAGCCAGTCTAGCTACACCATCCTGGGCCTCAATCACAGCACAGCCTACGAGGTGCAGCTCAGAGCCCACAACCAAGCAGGGCCCGGCCCCTTCAGCCCCCCTCGGGTGTGCCAAACCCGGGCCTTTGAAACAG ACGTACCGAGGAATTTCTCAGTCAATCTGGCCACGAGGACTAGTGTTCTTCTGACGTGGGAGTTCCCAGAGAGCAGCAACCCTTATCGCTTTAGT GTGGAGTATAATCGGCAAAAGATGGAGGTGGACGCTCGCCTGAAGAAGGCGGTCATCCCAAACCTTCAGCCCGACACCAGCTACGACTTTAAGATCACGGCACCCGAAGGCAACATGGGCGGCCTTCGCCACCGTATCACCGCCAAAACATCCCCGCCAATCACCATCCGCCGCCCGGAGATCGATCACACCCGGGACACGGAGACGACGGTCACCATAATTCTGCCATCGCTGGAGTCTCGAACTCCTGTCAA GAATGTTTATGTTGTTGTGGTTCCACTGAGGAGAGCCCGAGGCGTCATCAGACACTTGAAAAGCCCGGATGAAATGGATCTGGAGGAG CTGTTAAAAGACATCAGTCAAAAACAGAGGGACTCTCGCCAGCAGAAGCAGGTGGACCTGCGCCGCGCTTACATCACAGCCCGCTTCACACCTGCCACCCTACCAGCCTTCTTCACCCTCGGGGACCAGCTGGACTACGGAGGCTTTGAGAACCGCGCATTAGAGCCCGGGCAGGAATACGTCTTCTTCATCCTGGCTGAACTCAACTCTACAACCGGG AAGATGTACGTGGCCAGCCCTTACACAGATCCCGTCATCGCCCCGGATTCCGACCCCCAGCCCCTGGATGCAGGTGACGGTCTCATCTGGGTGGTGGGACCGGTACTGGCAGTGGTTTTCATCATCTGCATCGTCATCGCTATTTTACTCTACAAGAA CAAGCGCAAGGAGTCTGAGCCAGGAACCAAAAGTCTTCTGAGTAATGCCGAGATGATGGCCCATCACCCGACAGACCCCGTGGAGATGAGACGAATTAACTTCCAGACTCCAG GAATGATGAGCCATCCTCCCATTCCTATCAACGAGCTGGCTGAGCATATTGAGCTGATGAAAGCTAACGACAATCTCCGACTTTCCCAGGAATACGAG TCCATTGACCCCGGGCAGCAATTCACTTGGGAGCATTCCAACCTAGAGGTCAACAAGCCCAAAAACCGCTACGCTAACGTGATAGCGTACGACCACACCAGAGTCATCTTGGCACCCATTGAAG GTGTCCTGGGAAGTGACTACATCAACGCCAATCACATTGACGGCTACAGAAAGCAGAATGCCTACATCGCCACCCAGGGGCCACTAGCTgagacatttggtgacttttggagAATGGTGTGGGAGCAGCGGGCGGCTTCTGTTGTCATGATGACACGATTGGAGGAGAAATCACGG ATAAAGTGCGACCAGTACTGGCCTAGTCGGGGGACAGACACATATGGAACGATCCAGGTAACCCTGCTGGACACCATGGAACTGGCCACATTCTGCGTGCGCACCTTCTCCCTGCATAAG AGCGGCAGCAGTGAACGACGAGAGGTGCGCCAGTTCCAGTTTACCTCCTGGCCGGATCACGGCGTTCCAGAGTACCCAACCCCGTTCCTGAACTTCCTGCGTCGGGTCAAGGCCTGCAATCCTCCGGATGCCGGCCCCATCATCGCCCACTGCAG CGCCGGCGTCGGCCGCACCGGCTGCTTCATCGTCATCGACGCCATGCTGGAGCGCATCCGACACGAGCGGACCGCCGACATCTACGGTCACGTCACCCTGATGCGCTCGCAGAGGAACTACATGGTGCAAACTGAGGATCAGTACAGCTTCATTCACGAGGCGCTGCTGGAGGCCGTGGCCTGCGGGAACACAGAGGTGGCGGCCAGGAGTCTTTACTCGTACATGCAGAAGCTGGCCAAGGTGGAGAGCGGCGAGCATGTCACCGGCATGGAGCTGGAGTTTAAG CGACTGGCCAATACCAAAGCGCACACGTCCCGCTTTGTCACCGCCAACCTCCCCTGCAACAAATTCAAGAATCGGCTCGTCAACATCATGCCCTACGAAACCACCCGAGTGTGTCTCCAGCCAATCagaggcttggaagggtctgactACATAAACGCCAGCTACATCGACGGTTACAG GCAGCAGAAAGGCTACATCGCCACCCAGGGTCCACTGGCAGAGACTACAGAAGACTTCTGGAGGATGCTGTGGGAGCACAACTCAACCATCGTGGTCATGCTCACTAAACTGAGAGAGATGGGCCGG GAGAAGTGTCACCAGTACTGGCCTGCCGAACGTTCCGCCAGGTACCAGTACTTTGTGGTGGACCCCATGGCCGAGTACAACATGCCCCAGTACATCCTGCGGGAATTCAAAGTAACAGACGCCCGG GACGGCCAATCACGAACAGTCCGTCAGTTCCAGTTCACTGACTGGCCCGAGCAAGGTGTGCCCAAATCCGGTGAAGGCTTCATTGATTTCATTGGCCAAGTGCACAAAACTAAAGAGCAATTTGGCCAGGATGGACCGATCAGTGTTCATTGCAG TGCTGGCGTGGGTCGGACGGGGGTCTTCATCACTCTGAGCATTGTGCTGGAGAGGATGCGCTATGAAGGGGCGGTAGACATTTTCCAGACTGTCAAAATGCTGCGGACACAGAGACCAGCCATGGTGCAGACCGAG GATGAGTACCAATTCTGTTACCAGGCTGCTCTGGAGTACTTGGGTAGCTTTGACCACTATGCAACATAA